The region TGAAGGCTTTTTAGTTACCTACCATTATGCACGTTTCGATTCTTCTGAGCGGGTGGCTCATCGGGTAATGCTTGCTCATAACGAGCCGGTAATTCCTACCATATCAAATGTGCATCAGGGTGCGGACTGGCATGAACGTGAATGTGCTGATTTTCACGGAATCAATTTCAGCGACCATCCCAACCTTATTCCTATTCTCCTTGATCCTGATACTCCGCAAGGAGTTCTTCTTAAAGATGAGAAGTCACGTGTTTCTGTGCGTGATTTGATTGATCCGGGGAAATCTATTTTTACGACTGAGGGGTTTACGCTGTTTGATGAGGTTCAGGCCGAACCAGAAGAACCGAAATAGGAAGCACAGTTATGAATGCATTTCCTGAAGGCGATTTTTATACGAATCATTTCGAGAAAGGTGCCAGAGACAATACCATGATTTTGAACATGGGCCCTCAGCATCCTTCTACCCACGGCGTTTTGCGGGTTATTCTCGAACTTGACGGTGAATATATAGTACGTGCTGAACCAGTTCTCGGCTATCTGCATCGCATGCACGAAAAGATGGCAGAGGTAAAAACATGGGTTCAGTATATGCCCAATATGGGTAGAGTTGATTATTTACACCCTCTTGCATGGAACCACGCATATGTCGGAGCAGTTGAAAAACTGGCCGAAATAGAAGTTCCTGAGCGCGCTGAATTTATCAGAGTTATTACTACCGAGTTAAACAGAATTTCATCACATTTGCTTTGGTGGGGAGCATATCTTCTGGATTTAGGAGCTTTTACTCCGATCATGTATGCTTTTGATGATCGCGAAAAAATCATGGATATGATGCAGAAGCCGACCGGTTCAAGACTGACTTACAGTTCGTTCCGTATCGGTGGCGTTGTGCATGATCTTGATGACGATTTTCTCAAACAATGTGCTGAGTTAGTACCTTATTTGAGAAGTCGCCTTCCTATCTATAAAGACCTGGTTACCGATAACATCATTCTTAGGAAGAGACTTGAAGAAGTCGGGATCATGGATAAGGATATGTGTTTGCGTTACGGAGCAACCGGACCGCTTATTCGTGGAGCCGGGATTAAGCACGATACCCGTAAAATGGAACCTTATTCTGTGTATGATCGTTTTGACTGGGAAGTTCCTGTCTATAACGAAGCAGATTCAATGGCTAGATATATGGTCCGCATGGATGAAATTGAGCAGAGCTTGCGCATAGTTGAGCAGGCTGTAGCAATGATTCCAGAGGGTGAATATATTATGAAAAAAGCACCTAAACCGACTTGGAAAGCTCCGGCTGGCGAAGCTTATTTTTCCTCGGAGGGTGCTCGT is a window of Desulfovibrio sp. UCD-KL4C DNA encoding:
- a CDS encoding NADH-quinone oxidoreductase subunit C gives rise to the protein MSVSEKLLETVTPLMCYKCSFEKSGINYNVFLSPDDILAAATEMLRKGYYLEDIDALDVSEGFLVTYHYARFDSSERVAHRVMLAHNEPVIPTISNVHQGADWHERECADFHGINFSDHPNLIPILLDPDTPQGVLLKDEKSRVSVRDLIDPGKSIFTTEGFTLFDEVQAEPEEPK
- a CDS encoding NADH-quinone oxidoreductase subunit D, producing the protein MNAFPEGDFYTNHFEKGARDNTMILNMGPQHPSTHGVLRVILELDGEYIVRAEPVLGYLHRMHEKMAEVKTWVQYMPNMGRVDYLHPLAWNHAYVGAVEKLAEIEVPERAEFIRVITTELNRISSHLLWWGAYLLDLGAFTPIMYAFDDREKIMDMMQKPTGSRLTYSSFRIGGVVHDLDDDFLKQCAELVPYLRSRLPIYKDLVTDNIILRKRLEEVGIMDKDMCLRYGATGPLIRGAGIKHDTRKMEPYSVYDRFDWEVPVYNEADSMARYMVRMDEIEQSLRIVEQAVAMIPEGEYIMKKAPKPTWKAPAGEAYFSSEGARGKIGVHVVSDGSKNPYRVKLRAPGFSNLNLFAECAKGTMLADAVAILGSIDMVIPEIDR